One stretch of Podospora pseudoanserina strain CBS 124.78 chromosome 4, whole genome shotgun sequence DNA includes these proteins:
- the UFD4 gene encoding Ubiquitin fusion degradation protein 4 (COG:O; EggNog:ENOG503NWRE; BUSCO:EOG092609O9) produces the protein MAERRSANSRSRSALDNDPAHLPTVSSVSSVSSPTVTASSATPPASHKPSAAAPSSYPSSTSSSSSSSLARVTRSRAATQAASSNPNASSPSAGAPSPVVSTPVTARAARKRKTTSETSPSQAAPEPASSARRSKRQRVAQATTQAPPEPPIPAPTPASSRRKKAKNSATMSSPRYVEPANTDTGGAESGVSLTIRSRAPAGSANRSEHPENTTPSASSSRRSSRHKKKVQDDAAPPSAGPSRRSKRSAAESPDQDVVMGGTEESDRGAAAPPPPPPPPPPEDKFPGDSDDNEDNDEDDRLNRYDEDDDDDDMDPFGGFPGGGIPSSIHHTLRALTGMVSGISSRLREILNNLRQKDDPTIQLIALQELSELLLVSNEDNLSGHFSPDQFVKELVTLMQPNELTGEENPEVMLLACRCLANLMEALPGSAGNVVYGQAIPILCQKLLEIQFIDLAEQALSTLEKISVEYPHHIVKEGGLNACLSYLDFFATGTQRVAVTTAANCCRGIHEENFPVVRDVMPILLNVLGSNDQRVVEQASLCVTRIVESFRRYAAKLEELVSPELLKAILRLLLPGTTNLIGSHIHTQFLRVLAITAKVSPRLSAELFKMNVVETLYQILTGVSPPAGTEDIASKLDSVLIMQALIHRPREQIIETLNVICELLPSLPPSSDPSGHDYVDMHSPMDPITPSSPGSDKKTPNEKRIELLEGCKDEVRRFAMILFPTLTDAYSSTVNLTVRQKVLTAQLKMLCNLDEDILVEALKPVSYASFLASILSQQDHPSLVMFALQATGILTSRLGSVYRYQLYREGVIAEIEKLATPEPEPEVESPTAEPTEPQNEPESGAEAGSEELVVDQTVSDGENDEDHDDDEDRSHQDSDEDQEEDDEDDGDEHDHDHDHHHDDSGSPVSSEGSTMSLDGPGRRLSVSDFPSSKTRIAQLAKKFLETHETEKQGKAMKKKATKILANLSELATELEAFYLHRTPGSLPVGDGTELFTRLASYFDSDVLESVTSAELLASGVVRVLEEIFANPDEDLAAAAQSTFLQVFMGYTVKSKPKTATADSPATPLSVLVHKLQDLLSRSEHFEVLTVHHNSYDGNRSSAASMLAKQIRLKLVADEDSDIPRNFRNIMVSIHAITTFKSLDDYLRPRISMSDRPRQHRKDAVSRALAVMASSGLPMSAAAARLMERSFSPSTPPAPPAASSQPSGSRSGRKSKSKTQPSGDVPATPEPSSREKAALRRSARRQPASETAPLPPPEDEDDLENALECADEKQLSDDDEDMEEESALDVVGDLEEDMGDSPTPDPSAVNVEVAAGGKVMARKEDGTRVPTPSQSRQTSSLPSRASTLAAALQGSPTSSSSRPMSYAAAIQAVPQDWHIEFSINGKVIPNETTIYRAVHSSATTSDEYLGRNVWSAVHPIKFRRVPGPPPAETIAFGTLADTGAEVEEGSIPGSLAKSPTTASILRLLKKLHDLNANIDDVLVENKETLKVNVEPLSQFVNTKLTAKLNRQLEEPLIVASNCLPSWSEDLARLYPFLFPFETRHLFLQSTSFGYARSMSRWQNAQSQEEARRDRRDERPFLGRLQRQKVRIARPKILESAMKVMELYGASQSILEVEYFEEVGTGLGPTLEFYSTVSKEFCKKKLKLWRDHDPSDNGEFVSGPNGLFPRPVSEDFLATEEGEKTLQLFKILGKFVARSMIDSRIIDINFNPIFFRIGNEHNAVRPSLGAIKSVDPMVARSLMVIKKFAMAKKAIEEDPNRDAAQKVHDLENIAFDKIRLDDLYLDFTLPGYPDIDLIPNGSQTRLTISNVDLYLERVIDMTLGSGVRRQVDAFRTGFSQVFPYSALSAFTPDELCSLFGSVEEDWSLETLMDSIKADHGYNMDSKSVRNLLQTMSQLTPAQRRDFLQFTTGSPKLPIGGFKSLTPMFTVVCKPSEAPYTSDDYLPSVMTCVNYLKLPDYTTIDVLKKRLFTAIKEGQGAFHLS, from the exons ATGGCAGAACGACGCTCTGCAAATTCGCGGTCCAGATCGGCTCTCGATAACGATCCAGCACACCTGCCCACGGTGTCGTCGGTGTCATCTGTCTCGTCCCCGACCGTGACTGCCTCCTCTGcaactcctcctgcctcccaCAAGCCATCCGCCGCTGCTCCCTCATCCTATCCGTCGTcaacttcttcctcttcctcttcttcattaGCCAG AGTCACTCGCTCGAGAGCCGCGACCCAGGCGGCTTCATCAAATCCGAACGCTTCGTCGCCCTCCGCCGGAGCGCCTTCACCTGTCGTCTCTACCCCCGTTACGGCCCGAGCCGCCAGAAAACGAAAGACTACTTCCGAAACCAGTCCGTCCCAGGCTGCCCCGGAGCCAGCCTCATCGGCACGCCGTTCCAAGAGACAACGCGTGGCACAGGCTACCACCCAAGCACCTCCAGAGCCTCCAATCCCTGCTCCAACACCTGCCAGCTCCCGCCGGAAAAAAGCAAAGAACTCTGCCACCATGTCGAGCCCACGGTATGTCGAGCCAGCCAACACGGACACGGGCGGGGCAGAATCAGGGGTTTCGCTGACAATTCGATCCAGGGCGCCAGCAGGTTCTGCTAACCGTTCAGAGCATCCAGAGAATACTAccccctcggcctcgtccaGCAGACGATCCAGCCGTCATAAAAAGAAGGTTCAAG ATGATGCTGCCCCTCCATCTGCCGGGCCTTCTCGCCGGTCCAAGCGCAGTGCTGCCGAGTCGCCAGATCAAGACGTCGTTATGGGTGGTACCGAAGAATCTGATCGAGGTGCAGCCgctccacccccacccccgcctcccccgccacccGAAGACAAGTTCCCCGGAGATAGTGACGACAACGAGGAtaatgacgaggatgaccgGCTCAACCGAtacgacgaagacgacgacgatgacgataTGGACCCCTTTGGTGGCTTCCCAGGTGGTGGAATTCCGAGCAGCATTCACCATACACTCAGGGCGTTGACTGGTATGGTTTCTGGCATATCGTCCAGACTAAGAGAGATTTTGAACAATCTTCGCCAAAAAGACGATCCAACGATCCAGCTCATTGCGCTTCAAGAGCTCTCGGAGCTCCTCCTGGTGTCCAACGAGGATAACCTATCGGGCCATTTTTCACCCGACCAGTTTGTGAAAGAGTTGGTGACGTTGATGCAGCCTAACGAGTTGACAGGAGAGGAAAATCCCGAAGTCATGCTGTTGGCTTGTCGCTGCCTGGCCAACTTGATGGAAGCCCTTCCGGGCAGTGCCGGTAACGTGGTGTATGGGCAAGCTATTCCCATCCTATGCCAGAAATTGCTGGAAATCCAGTTTATCGACCTCGCGGAGCAGGCCTTGAGCACTCTGGAAAAGATCTCGGTCGAGTATCCCCACCATATCGTCAAGGAGGGAGGATTGAATGCGTGTCTCTCGTACCTTGACTTCTTCGCCACAGGCACCCAACGGGTTGCGGTGACAACAGCCGCGAACTGCTGCCGTGGCATTCACGAAGAGAACTTTCCCGTTGTGCGGGATGTCATGCCTATCCTGCTCAATGTATTGGGTAGCAACGATCAGCGGGTTGTTGAGCAAGCCTCCCTCTGCGTGACGCGAATTGTGGAAAGCTTCAGGAGGTATGCCGCAAAGTTGGAGGAATTGGTGAGCCCCGAGCTGCTCAAGGCCATCCTTCGTCTGCTGCTCCCTGGTACCACCAACCTGATCGGATCTCACATCCACACGCAATTCCTCCGTGTTCTTGCCATCACGGCAAAGGTGAGCCCAAGGCTGTCGGCTGAACTCTTCAAGATGAATGTGGTTGAGACGCTCTACCAAATCCTGACTGGCGTTTCGCCCCCGGCCGGGACCGAGGATATCGCCTCCAAGCTCGACAGTGTTTTGATCATGCAGGCTTTAATTCACCGACCCCGAGAACAGATCATCGAGACGCTCAATGTCATCTGTGAGCTTTTGCCAAGCTTGCCTCCCTCCAGCGATCCGTCCGGTCACGATTACGTCGACATGCACTCGCCAATGGATCCTATCACGCCCTCTTCACCTGGTTCTGACAAGAAAACACCCAACGAGAAACGGATCGAGCTGTTGGAAGGGTGCAAAGACGAGGTCCGGCGCTTCGCCATGATTCTTTTCCCCACCCTCACGGATGCGTACTCGAGCACGGTAAACCTGACGGTGCGTCAAAAGGTGTTGACTGCCCAGTTGAAGATGCTTTGCAACCTGGACGAAGACATTCTGGTGGAAGCCTTGAAGCCCGTTTCGTACGCCTCCTTCCTGGCATCTATCCTCTCGCAGCAAGACCACCCCTCTTTGGTCATGTTTGCTCTGCAGGCCACTGGAATCTTGACAAGCCGTTTGGGTTCGGTCTATCGGTACCAGCTGTATCGCGAGGGAGTTATTGCCGAGATCGAAAAATTGGCAACGCCCGAACCGGAACCCGAGGTCGAATCTCCTACGGCAGAGCCTACCGAGCCGCAGAACGAACCAGAGTCGGGAGCAGAGGCCGGTAGTGAGGAGCTTGTTGTGGACCAAACCGTATCTGATGGCGAAAATGACGAGGAccacgatgacgacgaggaccGTTCGCACCAAGATTCGGATGAGGAtcaggaggaagacgacgaagacgatggTGACGAGCACGATCATGACCATGACCACCATCATGACGATTCAGGATCCCCAGTTAGTTCTGAGGGTTCCACCATGTCCCTCGATGGGCCCGGCCGCCGTCTGTCGGTCTCAGACTTTCCCTCTTCAAAGACCAGGATTGCGCAGTTGGCCAAGAAATTCCTCGAGACTCATGAGACCGAGAAGCAGGGCAAGGctatgaagaagaaggcgactAAGATTCTTGCCAACCTCTCAGAGCTGGCCACGGAGCTCGAGGCCTTTTACTTGCACCGGACACCTGGAAGCTTGCCCGTTGGTGACGGTACAGAGCTGTTTACACGACTGGCCTCCTATTTTGACTCGGATGTGTTGGAGAGTGTGACCAGCGCCGAGCTTCTGGCCTCTGGCGTAGTCCGGGTGCTCGAGGAGATTTTTGCCAATCCCGATGAGGATCTTGCAGCTGCGGCGCAGTCGACGTTCCTCCAGGTCTTTATGGGATACACTGTGAAATCGAAACCCAAGACTGCGACTGCAGACTCCCCTGCGACACCCCTCAGCGTCCTGGTTCACAAGCTTCAGGACCTTTTGAGCAGATCAGAACACTTTGAGGTTCTTACAGTTCATCACAACTCATACGATGGCAACCGCAGCAGTGCCGCGTCCATGCTCGCGAAGCAGATTCGCCTCAAGCTGGTCGCTGATGAGGATTCGGATATCCCTCGGAACTTTCGTAACATTATGGTTTCGATCCATGCCATCACGACCTTCAAGTCTCTGGATGACTACCTGCGGCCGCGGATCAGCATGTCTGACCGTCCTCGTCAGCATCGTAAGGATGCGGTTTCGCGTGCTCTCGCGGTCATGGCTAGCTCAGGCTTGCCCATgagcgctgccgccgcccgcTTGATGGAGCGGTCATTCTCTCCTTCGActcctcccgcccctccgGCTGCTTCCTCGCAGCCTTCGGGTTCGCGGTCAGGCAGAAAGTCCAAGTCCAAGACGCAGCCCTCTGGAGACGTTCCAGCCACACCGGAGCCATCGTCGAGGGAAAAGGCTGCTCTCCGTAGGTCGGCACGCCGCCAACCAGCTAGTGAAActgctcctctcccgccaccagaggatgaggacgatcTCGAAAATGCCCTTGAGTGCGCAGATGAGAAGCAATTgtctgatgacgatgaggacatggaagaggagagcGCCTTGGATGTTGTGGGTGATCTAGAAGAAGACATGGGCgactcccccacccccgaccCTTCCGCTGTCAATGTCGAAGTCGCCGCAGGCGGCAAGGTCATGGCTCGCAAGGAGGACGGGACTAGGGTTCCCACCCCTTCTCAAAGCCGGCAGACATCTTCGCTTCCCAGCAGAGCCAGCACGCTCGCCGCCGCTCTCCAGGGCTCACCcacttcctcatcctcgaggccCATGTCATACGCCGCCGCCATTCAAGCTGTGCCCCAAGACTGGCACATCGAGTTCAGCATCAACGGCAAGGTGATTCCCAACGAGACAACTATTTACCGCGCGGTTCACAGCTCTGCCACTACGTCTGATGAATACCTCGGCCGAAATGTTTGGTCTGCTGTGCATCCCATCAAGTTCCGGCGCGTCCCTGGCCCCCCTCCTGCCGAGACCATCGCATTTGGAACATTAGCCGACACGGGGgcggaggtcgaggagggtaGCATTCCCGGATCTCTTGCTAAGTCGCCCACCACGGCATCGATCTTGCGCctgctgaagaagctccATGACCTCAACGCCAACATTGATGACGTTCTGGTCGAGAACAAGGAGACACTCAAGGTCAATGTCGAGCCGCTCTCCCAGTTTGTCAACACCAAGCTTACAGCCAAGCTCAACCGGCAATTGGAAGAACCCCTCATTGTTGCGAGCAACTGCCTTCCAAGCTGGAGCGAGGACCTGGCAAGGCTCTatcccttccttttccccttcGAGACCCGGCATCTCTTCCTGCAGAGTACTTCGTTTGGCTATGCCAGGTCTATGAGTCGATGGCAGAACGCCCAGTCTCAGGAGGAAGCCCGGAGAGATCGCCGTGATGAAAGGCCGTTCCTGGGAAGACTGCAACGTCAAAAGGTACGCATCGCTCGGCCCAAGATTCTCGAGTCGGCCATGAAGGTGATGGAGCTCTACGGGGCGTCACAAAGCATTCTGGAGGTTGAGTACTTTGAAGAGGTCGGCACTGGCCTTGGACCCACGCTGGAGTTCTACTCGACGGTATCGAAAGAGTtctgcaagaagaagctcaagctctGGCGCGACCATGATCCCAGCGACAATGGAGAGTTTGTCTCTGGGCCTAATGGACTTTTCCCTCGACCCGTGAGCGAGGATTTCCTTGCAACTGAGGAAGGCGAGAAGACCCTCCAGCTCTTCAAGATCCTTGGCAAGTTTGTGGCACGGTCCATGATCGACTCTCGCATCATTGAtatcaacttcaaccccatTTTTTTCCGCATCGGCAATGAGCACAATGCCGTCCGCCCCTCTCTGGGGGCTATCAAGTCTGTCGACCCTATGGTTGCGCGGTCGTTGATGGTGATTAAGAAGTTTgccatggccaagaaggccatcgAGGAGGATCCCAACCGCGACGCTGCGCAAAAGGTTCACGACTTGGAGAATATCGCGTTTGACAAGATCAGGCTCGACGACCTCTACCTCGACTTTACCCTGCCTGGGTACCCAGACATTGATCTAATTCCCAACGGGTCTCAGACTAGGCTGACGATATCCAACGTGGACCTCTACCTCGAGAGGGTTATTGACATGACTTTGGGAAGCGGTGTTCGCCGCCAGGTCGATGCCTTCCGGACCGGCTTCTCACAGGTCTTTCCGTACTCGGCCCTGAGCGCTTTTACTCCGGACGAGCTGTGCTCCCTGTTTGGtagtgtggaggaggattggtCCCTTGAGA CACTTATGGATTCGATCAAGGCCGATCACGGGTACAACATGGACAGCAAGAGCGTTAGGAACTTGCTGCAGACGATGTCTCAGTTGACGCCGGCGCAGCGTCGTGACTTTCTGCAGTTTACCACTGGCAGTCCCAAGCTCCCCATTGGCG GTTTCAAGAGCCTGACCCCCATGTTCACGGTGGTGTGCAAGCCAAGCGAAGCACCATATACATCGGATGACTACTTGCCTAGCGTCATGACTTGCGTCAACTACCTGAAGCTCCCCGACTACACAACTATCGATGTCTTGAAGAAGAGACTGTTTACTGCCATCAAGGAGGGCCAGGGGGCATTCCATTTATCGTAA